A genomic region of Pseudomonas frederiksbergensis contains the following coding sequences:
- a CDS encoding GntP family permease, with product MSVIIALAALALLMLAAYRGYSVILFAPIAALGAVLLTDPSAVAPAFTGVFMEKMVGFIKLYFPVFLLGAVFGKLIELSGFSRSIVAAAIRLLGTRQAMLVIVLVCALLTYGGVSLFVVVFAVYPFAAEMFRQSNIPKRLIPATIALGAFSFTMDALPGTPQIQNIIPSTFFNTTAWAAPWLGLIGAIFVFCAGMLFLQRQRNKAQLSGEGYGLVLRNEPETAEDVKLPNPWIALSPLLLVGIMNLLFTHWIPLWYGKTHSLSLPGMAAPVTTEIAKLTAIWAVQAALLVGIIMVLVFGFQAIRGKLAEGSRSAVSGALLAAMNTASEYGFGAVIASLPGFLVLADWLKSIPNPLVNEAITVTLLAGITGSASGGMSIALAAMANDFIAAAHAANIPLEVLHRVAAMASGGMDTLPHNGAVITLLAVTGLTHREAYKDIFCITLIKTLAVFVVIGTFYATGIV from the coding sequence ATGAGTGTGATCATTGCCTTGGCAGCCCTCGCGCTGCTGATGCTCGCTGCTTACCGTGGCTACAGCGTCATTCTCTTCGCTCCGATTGCCGCCCTTGGCGCGGTCCTGCTCACTGACCCTTCCGCCGTTGCGCCGGCCTTCACCGGCGTGTTCATGGAGAAGATGGTCGGCTTCATCAAACTGTACTTCCCGGTGTTTTTGCTCGGCGCGGTGTTCGGCAAGCTGATCGAGTTGTCGGGCTTTTCACGTTCGATTGTCGCCGCAGCCATTCGCCTGCTCGGCACGCGCCAGGCGATGCTGGTGATCGTGCTGGTCTGCGCCCTGCTCACCTACGGCGGCGTGTCGCTGTTCGTCGTGGTGTTCGCGGTGTATCCGTTTGCCGCAGAGATGTTTCGTCAGAGCAATATCCCGAAACGGCTGATCCCGGCGACCATCGCCCTCGGCGCGTTTTCCTTCACCATGGACGCCCTGCCCGGCACTCCGCAAATCCAGAACATCATCCCCAGCACCTTCTTCAACACCACGGCCTGGGCGGCGCCCTGGCTGGGGTTGATCGGCGCGATATTCGTGTTCTGCGCCGGCATGCTGTTCCTCCAGCGCCAGCGCAACAAGGCCCAGCTCAGCGGTGAAGGCTATGGTTTGGTCCTGCGCAATGAACCGGAAACCGCCGAAGACGTGAAGCTGCCCAACCCGTGGATCGCGCTCTCGCCGTTGCTGCTGGTGGGCATCATGAACCTGCTGTTCACCCACTGGATTCCGCTGTGGTACGGCAAGACCCACAGCCTGAGCCTGCCGGGCATGGCCGCGCCGGTGACCACCGAAATCGCCAAACTCACCGCGATCTGGGCGGTCCAGGCCGCGTTGCTGGTGGGCATCATCATGGTGCTGGTGTTCGGCTTCCAGGCGATCCGCGGCAAGCTCGCCGAGGGCAGCAGAAGCGCGGTCAGTGGCGCCTTGCTGGCGGCCATGAACACTGCGTCGGAATACGGTTTTGGTGCGGTCATCGCCTCTCTTCCGGGTTTCCTGGTGCTGGCCGACTGGCTGAAAAGCATCCCTAATCCACTGGTCAATGAAGCGATCACCGTGACCCTGCTAGCCGGTATCACCGGTTCGGCCTCGGGCGGCATGAGCATCGCCTTGGCGGCGATGGCCAATGACTTCATCGCCGCGGCCCATGCGGCGAACATTCCACTGGAAGTGCTGCACCGGGTCGCCGCCATGGCCAGTGGCGGCATGGACACCCTGCCGCACAACGGCGCGGTGATCACCCTGTTGGCAGTGACGGGCTTGACCCACCGCGAAGCCTATAAAGACATTTTCTGTATTACGCTGATCAAGACCCTGGCGGTCTTCGTAGTCATCGGTACTTTCTACGCCACCGGCATTGTGTGA
- a CDS encoding 3-hydroxybutyrate dehydrogenase — protein sequence MTTLSGKTALVTGSTSGIGLGIALSLAKAGANLILNGFGDASQVIAQVQQFGGKVGHHPADVSDPAQIAEMIAYAEREFGGVDILVNNAGIQHVSAVEDFPVERWDSIIAINLSSVFHSTRLSLPGMRAKGWGRIVNIASVHGQVGSVGKAAYVAAKHGVIGLTKVVGLETATSNVTCNAICPGWVLTPLVQKQIDDRAATGVDPQQAQHDLLAEKQPSLEFVTPPQLGELVLFLCSEAGSQVRGAAWNIDGGWLAQ from the coding sequence ATGACAACTCTTTCGGGCAAAACCGCACTGGTCACCGGCTCCACCAGCGGCATAGGCCTGGGCATTGCGCTGAGTCTGGCCAAGGCCGGCGCCAACCTGATTCTCAATGGTTTCGGCGATGCCTCGCAGGTCATCGCGCAGGTGCAGCAGTTCGGCGGCAAGGTCGGCCATCATCCGGCCGACGTCAGCGACCCCGCGCAAATTGCCGAGATGATCGCCTACGCCGAACGAGAGTTCGGCGGCGTCGATATTCTGGTGAACAACGCGGGTATCCAACACGTGTCTGCAGTGGAAGACTTCCCCGTGGAGCGCTGGGATTCAATCATTGCGATCAACCTGTCCTCGGTCTTCCACAGCACCCGTCTCAGCCTGCCAGGCATGCGCGCCAAAGGTTGGGGACGGATCGTCAACATCGCCTCGGTACACGGTCAGGTCGGTTCAGTCGGCAAGGCCGCCTACGTTGCCGCCAAGCACGGCGTGATTGGCCTGACCAAAGTAGTCGGCCTGGAAACCGCCACCAGTAACGTCACCTGCAACGCCATTTGCCCCGGCTGGGTACTGACCCCGCTGGTGCAGAAGCAGATCGATGACCGCGCTGCGACGGGGGTTGACCCACAGCAGGCGCAGCATGATTTACTGGCCGAGAAGCAACCGTCGCTGGAATTCGTCACTCCGCCGCAGTTGGGCGAACTGGTGCTGTTTCTGTGCAGTGAAGCCGGCAGCCAGGTGCGTGGCGCGGCGTGGAATATTGATGGTGGGTGGTTGGCGCAGTAG
- a CDS encoding PilT/PilU family type 4a pilus ATPase produces the protein MEIHSLLKMLASQEGSDLYLSTGAPPTGRFNGVLRTLASEAFKPGEIARIAEALMDAEQRVEFDRELEMNLAVSLVGVGRFRVNIFKQRNDVSIVARNIKLDIPRFEDLKLPAVLLETVMLKQGLMLFVGATDSGKSTSLAALIDYRNRHSSGHIITIEDPVEYIHRHKKSIINQREVGVDTRSFHAALKNTLRQAPDVVLIGEIRDRETMEHALAFADTGHLVISTLHAHNANQALDRIINFFPEERRAQLLNDLGNNLKAFVSQRLVRTRDGQRRAAVEVMLGTPTIGDLIRRNELAELKEIMEKSVSLGMQTFDGALFALVVEGVIDEEQALKNADSPNNLRLRLKLHADDLPKADIPSTETGEWGLMD, from the coding sequence ATGGAAATTCACTCGCTGCTAAAAATGCTGGCCAGCCAGGAGGGTTCCGATCTTTACCTGTCTACTGGCGCACCGCCTACCGGGCGGTTTAATGGTGTACTCCGAACACTGGCCAGCGAAGCATTCAAGCCCGGCGAGATCGCCCGGATTGCCGAGGCCCTTATGGACGCCGAGCAGCGTGTAGAGTTCGACCGCGAGCTGGAAATGAACCTGGCGGTTTCTCTGGTCGGAGTCGGGCGCTTTCGGGTCAACATCTTCAAACAGCGCAATGACGTATCGATCGTGGCCCGCAATATCAAACTCGATATCCCGCGCTTTGAAGACCTCAAACTGCCCGCCGTGTTGCTTGAAACGGTGATGCTCAAACAGGGGCTGATGTTGTTTGTCGGCGCCACGGATTCGGGCAAGTCGACATCGCTGGCAGCGTTGATCGATTACCGCAATCGCCACAGCAGCGGGCACATCATCACCATCGAAGACCCGGTGGAGTACATCCATAGGCACAAAAAATCGATCATCAACCAGCGAGAGGTCGGTGTCGACACCCGCAGTTTCCACGCAGCCTTGAAAAACACCCTGCGCCAGGCCCCGGATGTGGTGCTGATCGGCGAAATTCGTGACCGCGAAACCATGGAGCATGCGTTGGCGTTTGCCGACACCGGGCACCTGGTGATCTCCACCTTGCACGCCCACAATGCCAATCAGGCGCTGGACCGGATCATCAATTTTTTCCCGGAAGAACGCCGTGCGCAGTTGCTCAATGATCTGGGCAACAACCTCAAGGCCTTCGTTTCCCAACGTCTGGTGCGTACCCGCGACGGCCAGCGTCGGGCGGCGGTGGAGGTCATGTTGGGCACGCCAACCATTGGCGATTTGATACGGCGTAATGAACTGGCAGAACTCAAGGAAATCATGGAAAAGTCCGTGAGCCTCGGCATGCAGACCTTTGATGGTGCGTTGTTTGCGCTGGTGGTCGAGGGCGTCATTGATGAGGAGCAAGCATTGAAGAATGCTGACTCACCGAACAACCTCCGCTTGCGCCTGAAGTTGCACGCGGACGATTTACCAAAGGCCGATATCCCATCCACCGAAACCGGTGAATGGGGGCTGATGGACTGA
- a CDS encoding peptidylprolyl isomerase, producing MKAQARHILVKTAEEAEQLKQRIAKGEAFDVLAKKYSTCPSGKRGGDLGEVRPGQMVGAIDAVIFKKPLRVVHGPIKSKFGYHLVQVFYRD from the coding sequence ATGAAAGCTCAAGCCCGCCATATTCTGGTGAAAACCGCTGAAGAGGCCGAACAGCTCAAACAACGCATCGCCAAGGGCGAGGCCTTTGATGTGCTGGCCAAGAAGTATTCCACCTGCCCGTCCGGCAAGCGCGGGGGTGACCTGGGCGAAGTTCGGCCTGGGCAGATGGTCGGCGCTATCGACGCGGTGATTTTCAAGAAACCGCTGCGCGTCGTGCACGGGCCAATCAAGAGCAAGTTTGGTTATCACCTGGTGCAGGTGTTTTACCGGGATTGA
- a CDS encoding sugar kinase, whose protein sequence is MNTISPLGPNTPRIALIGECMIELQQRADGSLQQSFGGDTLNTAVYLSRELGDGATVDYVTALGDDSFSDAMCQSWSEEGIGLDMVQRLPGRLPGLYCIQTDASGERRFLYWRNEAAVRDCFTTPAAAPILAALPDYDVLYFSGITLAVLGDEGRKKLIGTLIEARQRDARIVFDNNYRPRLWSTVEQARTAYREVLPYVDLALLTVDDEQALFQFSDCAAVFAAYEQIGTPEVVLKRGAEPCLIRCGGESFEVPALRVEQVVDTTAAGDSFSAAYLASRLRGASPAEAAEAGHWLASRVIQVPGALISRG, encoded by the coding sequence ATGAACACCATCAGCCCCCTTGGCCCCAATACCCCGCGCATTGCGCTGATCGGCGAGTGCATGATCGAGTTGCAGCAGCGCGCCGACGGCAGTCTGCAACAGAGTTTTGGTGGCGATACCCTGAACACCGCGGTCTACCTGTCTCGCGAATTGGGCGATGGGGCCACGGTGGATTACGTCACCGCATTGGGCGATGACAGTTTCAGCGACGCCATGTGCCAGAGCTGGTCTGAAGAAGGCATCGGCCTGGACATGGTCCAACGTTTGCCGGGGCGTTTGCCCGGTTTGTACTGCATCCAGACCGATGCTTCGGGTGAACGTCGTTTCCTCTATTGGCGCAACGAAGCCGCCGTGCGCGATTGCTTCACCACGCCGGCGGCCGCGCCGATTCTCGCGGCACTGCCGGATTACGATGTGCTGTATTTCAGTGGCATCACCCTGGCGGTGCTGGGCGATGAAGGGCGAAAAAAGCTCATTGGAACACTGATCGAAGCCCGCCAGCGGGATGCGCGGATTGTCTTCGACAACAACTACCGGCCGCGTTTGTGGAGCACCGTCGAACAGGCGCGGACGGCGTACCGCGAAGTCTTGCCCTACGTCGATCTGGCACTGTTGACGGTCGACGATGAGCAGGCGCTGTTCCAGTTTTCCGATTGTGCGGCGGTGTTCGCGGCCTACGAGCAGATTGGCACGCCGGAAGTGGTGCTCAAGCGGGGCGCCGAACCGTGTCTGATTCGCTGTGGCGGTGAGTCGTTCGAGGTTCCGGCGCTGCGCGTCGAGCAGGTGGTAGACACCACGGCGGCGGGGGATTCGTTCAGCGCGGCGTATCTGGCCAGTCGGCTCCGTGGCGCAAGCCCCGCAGAAGCCGCAGAGGCCGGGCATTGGTTGGCGAGTCGGGTGATTCAGGTGCCGGGGGCGTTGATCTCCCGAGGTTGA
- a CDS encoding acetoacetate--CoA ligase: MSEVLWQPSAQRIGKTRMDAFRRFSNQRHNLALADYPALHQWSIDQREDFWQAIVDFFEINFHQPPSTVLREGPQMPSAEWFPGATLNFAEHLLRRRDDATAVIAIAENGQRESLSYCELAEHVAGLQKKLRAAGIGLGDRVAACMPNTWQTLVGMLATTSLGAIWSCSSPDFGTHGVVDRFGQIEPKVLITCAGYRYAGKEIDQTTKVNEILERLPSLQQLIIVPYARPQARVDDYKTQANVALWDSFYRPGGEPEFVAVPFAHPLYILYSSGTTGVPKCIIHSVGGVLLQHVKEHGLHVDLGPDDRLFYYTTCGWMMWNWLVSALAVGSSVVLYDGSPFHPAPQRLIDLIDSEAISVFGTSPKYLATLESNEIQPRLSHDLSSLKALLSTGSALSPQSYDYVYREIKSELCLSSMSGGTDIVSCFVAGNPVLPVRRGEMQCKGLGMAVEVWNEAGQPVIGEKGELVCTRHFPAMPIGLWNDPQQEKLRTSYFNQFPGVWAQGDYAEQRPNGSWLIHGRSDAVLNPGGVRIGTAEIYRQVEKVHQVLDSVAIGQQWQDDVRVVLFVRLREGVTLDDNLEQQIRQVIRANTTPRHVPAKILAVTDIPRTISGKVVELAVRNRVHGQPVKNTDALANPEALEQFRDRPELEN, encoded by the coding sequence ATGTCAGAAGTACTTTGGCAACCCAGCGCCCAACGCATCGGCAAAACCCGCATGGATGCCTTCCGGCGCTTCAGCAATCAGCGGCACAACCTGGCACTCGCGGACTACCCCGCCCTGCATCAATGGAGCATCGATCAGCGCGAAGATTTCTGGCAAGCCATCGTCGACTTCTTCGAGATCAACTTTCACCAGCCACCGAGCACGGTGCTGCGTGAAGGTCCGCAGATGCCCAGCGCCGAGTGGTTTCCCGGTGCCACGCTGAACTTTGCCGAGCACCTGCTGCGCCGTCGCGATGATGCAACCGCGGTGATTGCCATCGCCGAAAACGGTCAGCGTGAAAGCTTGAGCTACTGTGAGCTGGCCGAGCACGTCGCCGGTCTGCAAAAAAAACTGAGGGCCGCAGGTATTGGCCTGGGTGATCGGGTGGCGGCGTGCATGCCCAACACCTGGCAGACCCTGGTGGGCATGCTTGCCACCACCAGCCTCGGAGCGATCTGGTCATGTTCGTCACCGGATTTCGGCACGCACGGAGTGGTCGACCGCTTCGGCCAGATCGAACCGAAAGTGCTGATCACCTGCGCCGGTTATCGCTACGCCGGCAAAGAGATCGATCAAACAACCAAGGTCAATGAAATCCTCGAACGCCTGCCTTCATTGCAGCAACTGATCATCGTGCCTTATGCCCGACCACAGGCCCGCGTTGATGATTACAAAACCCAAGCCAACGTTGCGCTGTGGGACAGCTTTTATCGCCCGGGTGGCGAGCCCGAGTTCGTTGCGGTGCCCTTCGCTCATCCGCTGTACATTCTCTACTCCAGCGGCACGACCGGCGTGCCAAAATGCATCATCCACAGCGTCGGTGGTGTACTGCTGCAACACGTCAAGGAACACGGCTTGCACGTCGACCTCGGGCCTGACGACCGACTGTTCTACTACACCACCTGTGGCTGGATGATGTGGAACTGGCTGGTCTCGGCATTGGCGGTCGGCAGCAGCGTGGTGCTGTACGACGGCTCGCCTTTCCATCCCGCTCCGCAACGTTTGATCGACCTGATCGACAGTGAAGCCATCAGCGTCTTTGGCACCAGCCCCAAGTACCTGGCGACTCTTGAAAGCAATGAAATCCAGCCACGCCTCAGCCATGATTTGAGCAGCCTGAAAGCCCTGCTCTCGACCGGTTCGGCACTGTCGCCGCAAAGCTACGACTATGTTTACCGCGAGATCAAAAGCGAGCTGTGCCTGTCGTCGATGTCGGGCGGTACCGACATCGTTTCCTGCTTCGTTGCCGGCAATCCGGTCCTGCCGGTTCGCCGGGGCGAGATGCAGTGCAAGGGCCTGGGCATGGCCGTTGAGGTCTGGAATGAGGCCGGCCAACCGGTCATCGGTGAGAAAGGCGAGCTGGTCTGCACCCGGCACTTCCCGGCGATGCCGATCGGCCTGTGGAATGACCCGCAACAGGAAAAACTCCGGACGTCGTATTTCAACCAGTTCCCGGGTGTCTGGGCCCAAGGCGACTACGCCGAACAACGGCCCAATGGCAGTTGGCTGATCCACGGGCGCTCTGACGCGGTACTCAACCCCGGCGGCGTACGCATCGGCACAGCGGAAATCTACCGGCAGGTGGAAAAAGTCCATCAGGTACTGGACTCGGTCGCCATCGGCCAGCAATGGCAGGATGACGTGCGCGTGGTGCTGTTCGTGCGCCTGCGTGAAGGCGTGACGCTGGACGACAACCTTGAACAGCAGATTCGCCAGGTCATCCGCGCCAATACCACGCCTCGGCATGTGCCGGCAAAAATCCTCGCCGTGACCGATATTCCGCGCACCATCAGCGGCAAGGTGGTCGAACTCGCCGTGCGCAATAGGGTGCATGGTCAGCCCGTGAAGAACACTGATGCCCTGGCCAATCCCGAAGCGTTGGAGCAGTTTCGGGATCGGCCAGAGTTGGAGAACTGA
- a CDS encoding PAS domain-containing hybrid sensor histidine kinase/response regulator: MNGSPTGGDAQALIARLDWTQSPLGSASHWPQSLRTAVDIVIHSPMPMLLLWGPELSQIYNDGFALLAGNKHPQAFGQPTHQIWPELKDFTTPIYSAVLQGQVRSYSEQRFSLLRDGGESDFWLDLTYSPIRDERGQVSGILVTAIETNERRRIALELKQRSEASLKAQHETEERLQLALAATDAVGTWDWDIGEDRFIADAHFAQLHGVDPSLASQLPITAYLNGVHPQDRAMVTRSIKHCISHGSEYAEEYRLLQASGEVRWVFARGRCYKDHHGRPLRFLGAALDLTERKHTEQALRQSQTELQLIINAMPVLIGYVDHEERFRLNNSAYLDWYGLTPQELYGKTIREILGDELYATRVEQISAALAGKACSFEAYSPHRDGRPRFALMKYLPRFGPDGAVNGFYIFVIDETERKQTEEALRNLNETLEERVDTRTKALAEANHRLQNEMFERERAEDALRHAQKMEAVGQLTGGIAHDFNNMLTGIIGSLDLMQRYIADGRSDEIGRFADAAVSSANRAAALTHRLLAFSRRQSLDRRPLELNTLVHSLEELLRRTKGTHIELKFQLAPEVWSVNTDANQLENALLNLVINARDAMPEGGKLVIETANSYLDGSDISTLEPVKAGDYVMLGVRDNGAGMTPRVLAKAFDPFFTTKPIGQGTGLGLSMIYGFAQQSGGHVTLSSEPGQGTTVRLYLPRLHNAPQHTSPAAVSLGSPYATAGESVVLVEDDPAVRMLVLNVLNELGYITHEAEDAKNALPLIESNLRIDLLVTDVGLPGMNGRQLAEIARQHRPGLNVLFMTGYAEKAAERQGFLEEGMDLLAKPFTLEQLAGKIRHMIRRTG; encoded by the coding sequence ATGAACGGATCCCCTACCGGCGGCGACGCCCAGGCCTTGATTGCCCGACTCGACTGGACACAAAGCCCGCTGGGTTCTGCCAGCCACTGGCCGCAGAGCCTGCGCACCGCCGTGGACATCGTGATTCACTCGCCCATGCCCATGCTGTTGTTATGGGGACCAGAGCTCTCACAGATCTATAACGACGGCTTTGCACTGTTGGCCGGCAACAAGCATCCGCAGGCTTTCGGACAACCCACGCACCAGATATGGCCAGAACTTAAAGACTTCACGACCCCCATTTATAGCGCTGTCCTACAAGGCCAAGTGCGTTCCTACAGTGAGCAGCGTTTCAGCCTGCTGCGCGATGGCGGCGAATCGGATTTCTGGCTGGACCTGACCTACAGCCCGATTCGTGACGAACGTGGACAGGTGTCCGGGATCCTGGTCACTGCCATTGAAACCAACGAGCGCCGACGCATCGCCCTGGAGCTCAAGCAACGCTCGGAGGCCAGCCTCAAGGCCCAGCACGAAACCGAAGAGCGTCTGCAACTGGCCCTTGCCGCCACTGACGCGGTGGGCACCTGGGACTGGGACATCGGCGAAGACCGCTTCATTGCCGACGCTCATTTCGCCCAGCTGCATGGCGTCGATCCGTCCCTGGCCAGCCAACTGCCTATCACCGCGTACCTCAACGGCGTGCACCCGCAAGACCGGGCCATGGTCACCCGCAGCATCAAACACTGCATCAGCCATGGCAGTGAATACGCCGAGGAGTACCGGCTACTGCAAGCCAGCGGCGAAGTGCGCTGGGTCTTTGCCCGAGGCCGCTGCTACAAGGATCACCACGGCCGGCCCCTGCGTTTTCTCGGTGCAGCCCTGGACCTGACCGAGCGCAAGCACACCGAACAGGCATTACGGCAAAGCCAGACCGAGTTGCAACTGATCATCAACGCCATGCCGGTGCTGATCGGTTATGTCGATCACGAGGAACGCTTTCGTCTGAACAACAGCGCGTACCTGGACTGGTACGGCTTGACCCCGCAGGAGCTGTACGGCAAAACCATTCGCGAAATACTCGGCGATGAACTCTATGCCACCCGCGTCGAACAGATCAGCGCAGCGCTGGCCGGCAAGGCGTGCAGTTTCGAGGCCTATTCGCCGCACCGCGACGGCCGACCGCGCTTTGCGCTGATGAAGTACCTGCCACGCTTTGGCCCCGATGGCGCGGTCAATGGGTTCTACATTTTCGTGATCGACGAAACCGAGCGTAAACAGACCGAAGAAGCCTTGCGCAACCTCAACGAGACGCTGGAAGAGCGGGTCGACACACGCACCAAGGCACTGGCTGAAGCCAACCATCGCCTGCAAAACGAAATGTTCGAGCGTGAGCGCGCCGAAGATGCGTTGCGCCATGCACAAAAAATGGAAGCCGTCGGCCAACTCACAGGCGGTATCGCCCACGACTTCAACAACATGTTGACCGGGATTATTGGCAGCCTGGACCTGATGCAGCGCTACATTGCTGATGGGCGTAGCGATGAGATCGGCCGCTTTGCCGATGCGGCCGTGTCGTCAGCCAATCGCGCGGCCGCCCTGACTCACCGACTGCTGGCGTTCTCCCGCCGGCAATCGCTGGACCGTCGACCGCTTGAGCTCAACACGCTGGTGCATTCGCTCGAAGAACTGTTGCGCCGCACCAAGGGCACGCATATCGAGCTGAAATTTCAGCTGGCACCTGAAGTCTGGTCGGTCAACACCGATGCCAACCAGCTGGAAAACGCCCTGCTCAACCTGGTGATCAATGCCCGCGATGCGATGCCTGAGGGTGGCAAACTGGTGATTGAAACCGCCAATAGCTACCTCGATGGCAGCGACATCAGCACCCTTGAGCCGGTCAAGGCCGGTGACTATGTGATGCTCGGCGTACGCGATAACGGTGCTGGCATGACCCCGCGCGTACTGGCCAAGGCCTTCGATCCGTTCTTCACCACCAAACCCATCGGCCAGGGCACCGGGCTGGGGTTGTCGATGATTTATGGCTTTGCCCAGCAATCCGGCGGCCATGTGACCCTCAGCAGTGAGCCGGGACAAGGCACGACGGTGCGCCTGTATTTGCCGCGCCTGCACAACGCGCCTCAGCACACCTCGCCGGCGGCAGTCAGCCTGGGCAGCCCCTATGCGACGGCGGGTGAGTCGGTGGTGCTGGTCGAAGACGATCCGGCAGTGCGCATGCTGGTGCTCAATGTGCTGAACGAACTGGGTTACATCACTCATGAGGCAGAAGACGCAAAAAACGCTCTGCCGTTGATCGAGTCAAACCTGCGCATCGATCTGCTGGTGACCGATGTCGGTCTGCCCGGTATGAATGGCCGGCAACTGGCGGAAATCGCCCGCCAGCATCGGCCAGGGCTCAACGTGCTCTTTATGACCGGTTACGCGGAAAAAGCCGCCGAACGTCAGGGCTTTCTCGAGGAGGGCATGGACCTGCTGGCCAAGCCCTTTACCCTTGAACAACTGGCCGGCAAGATTCGCCACATGATCCGCCGAACCGGTTGA
- a CDS encoding sigma-54 interaction domain-containing protein, with protein sequence MNTTESLKDYQRVRMLAIRSLFEIIEQSSEGTVIVDRDANIVWMNERYAKRFGLASAEVAIGRPCESVIPGSLLREVVRTGRPILLDMQDTPKEPLVVMRLPIHDDAGAVIGAIGFALFDELRSLSPMLKRYLSLQEELASTRSLLRARQAKYTFAHFIGTSAASLEVKRRARRSASTESPVLLLGETGTGKELLAQAIHGASPRAHKAFVSINSAAIPEALLEAEFFGTAPGAFTGADRKGRSGKLQIAQGGTLFLDEIGDMPLPLQSKLLRVLQEKEFEPVGSNEVIQSDVRVIAATSTDLEAAIKRGEFRADLYYRLNVLPIQVPPLRERLDDLPALSEAILEELRSQHELDSQALELLGQHAWPGNIRELRNVLERAALLSDDLILNAAEIRAAIGSFVPVQRSAPLAIETHANETFSAARERFDRQLIESMLAHCGGKVVEAAARLGLGRSTLYKKMVALGITESL encoded by the coding sequence ATGAACACCACCGAAAGCCTCAAGGACTACCAGCGTGTGCGGATGCTGGCGATCCGCTCATTGTTCGAAATCATCGAGCAGTCCAGCGAAGGCACGGTGATCGTCGACCGAGACGCGAACATTGTCTGGATGAACGAGCGTTACGCCAAGCGCTTTGGTCTGGCGTCAGCCGAAGTGGCGATCGGTAGACCCTGCGAAAGCGTGATTCCCGGCAGCCTGTTGCGCGAGGTGGTGCGTACCGGCCGACCGATTCTGCTGGACATGCAAGACACGCCCAAAGAGCCGTTGGTGGTGATGCGCCTGCCGATTCACGACGACGCCGGCGCGGTGATCGGTGCCATCGGCTTCGCGCTGTTCGATGAGTTGCGCAGCCTGTCGCCGATGCTCAAACGTTACCTGAGCCTGCAGGAAGAGCTTGCTTCCACGCGTTCGCTGCTACGGGCCCGGCAAGCCAAATACACCTTCGCCCACTTCATTGGGACCAGCGCTGCCAGCCTGGAAGTCAAACGCCGCGCCCGACGTAGCGCCAGCACCGAGTCCCCGGTCTTGTTGCTGGGTGAGACCGGTACTGGCAAAGAATTGCTGGCCCAGGCGATTCACGGTGCTTCGCCAAGGGCGCACAAAGCCTTCGTCAGTATCAACAGCGCAGCGATCCCCGAAGCACTGCTTGAAGCCGAATTTTTCGGCACCGCGCCCGGCGCCTTTACCGGTGCAGATCGCAAGGGTCGTTCCGGCAAATTGCAGATCGCTCAGGGCGGGACCTTGTTTCTCGACGAGATCGGCGACATGCCACTGCCGTTGCAAAGCAAACTGCTGCGAGTCTTGCAGGAAAAAGAATTCGAACCGGTCGGCTCCAACGAAGTGATTCAGAGCGATGTGCGGGTGATCGCCGCGACCTCCACCGACCTCGAAGCGGCGATCAAACGCGGCGAGTTTCGTGCCGACCTGTATTACCGCCTCAACGTGTTGCCCATTCAGGTACCGCCCCTGCGCGAACGCCTCGACGACCTGCCGGCCCTGAGCGAAGCGATCCTGGAAGAACTGCGCAGTCAGCATGAGCTCGACAGCCAGGCCCTGGAGTTACTGGGTCAACACGCCTGGCCGGGAAACATTCGCGAACTGCGCAATGTGCTGGAACGCGCCGCATTGCTTAGCGATGACCTGATCCTGAATGCTGCGGAAATTCGCGCGGCGATTGGCAGTTTTGTTCCGGTACAGCGCTCCGCGCCACTGGCCATTGAAACGCATGCCAATGAGACCTTCAGTGCTGCACGCGAACGTTTCGACCGGCAGTTGATTGAAAGCATGCTCGCGCACTGTGGCGGCAAAGTTGTCGAAGCGGCAGCGCGGCTGGGGCTTGGGCGCTCGACGTTGTATAAGAAAATGGTGGCGTTGGGGATTACCGAGTCTCTATAA